CAAATGACAGAATACTGTAAAGAAATTATTATTTTAGGATGAAAATATTAAAACAAATAAGTATATAGTGGAAGCAATTAGAAATGTACAAcacctggaagagaaaataaagttgtcTGTGAGGCCTTTTAAAGCATAAACCATGGGAAAGAGTTACTATATCAGAAAATTAAAACTCTGAAGAAATATTTATGTGAATCTCCTTCATAAGGAAGCCCTCAGGATTTGTTTAAATAAAACTTCCGTGAACAGAATTGAAGGCATGAGCATAGATTTGAGTTCTTCTGATTTATGAAAAATAGTTCACgaatttaaatcattatattttgatttttgtgtCAACCAACTGTAAGTGGAATTTGAGGAGTTCCATGGTAGTTTGCTTATATAAACTGCGTTTTTCTGAGGTAGCTGAATTTTCAAATGAGTTAATGAACTATTGGTTAACACAATCCTTTGATGCATAAGTTATGGACTCAATGAATGAATTGTGTTATAATAAATATCACATGGAAATGATGAAACACAATCCTTTGATGCATAAGTTATGGACTCAATGAATGAATTGTGTTATAATAAATATCACATGGAAATGATGAATATAACATTAAACAAGTTATCACAATTTGAGGTAACTCTGCTTTACCTCTTCTTCAGCTTTTTGAAGATTGAGGCATTTCTTTTCAAGCTTGTCTTTGTAGTATGAGCTTCCCAGCACAAATGAATTGGCTTCACCCTTTAACTTCTCCATATGTTGCTTACTCCGTTCCAACCTGATGAGAAAAGGTTTAAATTTTGGCTGAAAAGTATTATCAGAATGCTCATAATGCAAACCTCCAAAATGCTATCACAACTCCAGTTCATATATATAAACTTATAAAAGCAAATGTAACCATGGTATCCATAATTTTATAAATCTAAGAGGCATAGCATGGACCAAACTCATAACAGCCAAAAATAAAGATTGCATGCATGCACAAGCAATATTTTCTTCCCTTCAGAAATCAAATAAGACTGTCGACAGGCACATCTAAAATACTGTTTGAATTAATGTCATCCTACTAGCTGACCAAAAATATGTTCAAAATCATATCTGCTTGTAGACCACTTCAAAAGCCAACCTCATATGGAAGAAAAGATTCTCAAACTGCATCCAAGATACAATATTCTAAACATTAATGAGTAAGCATAACAAAAAAAAGTTGCAGTTTGAGTACCTAAACATATTCTCTGCAATCCTTTTCAGAACCCTCTGTTCCAACTGTAAAGAAGCATCCATGCTTTTGCAAACAAAATCTTTGAGTTCTTTTTTATACTGCTTCTGAGCTGCTTCTGTTTGTATTTGCATGCGCTTGAGAGTACTCATGACTTTCTGTACCTCTTCCTGTAAGAGATATTTCTGTTCTTCAGCTTCTTCTTTATCCTTTATAGTTGACTGTAGGCATAACTCCTTGTGTCTTAGAGTTTGTTGTAGGGAAGTAATCATTTCTTCAtgtattttggtattttttgcAGCCAAAGTCCAAGCATTCTCTTTCTCTGCAGTGGCGGCTAAAAATTGCTTCGTTTGGTATTGTTCTGTCTTTATCATATTTTCCTTGTCTTGGACAATTCCCTCCAGTGTGATTTTTTCATTCCTAACTTGTTCTAACTCCCTAAATAAAGTTTTCAATTTATTATCTTTTTCTTCTATGCATTCCTTCAAAGATAATACTTGCTTCCTAAACTCTTCACAATCTTTCAGTGCCAAATCTAAAGAGCTTTTCTGTTTTTCAAATTGTTCTATTTCCTCTAACTGTGAAGATGCTAAACCTAAAGTATCATCCTTCTCTTTGATCACTTCCTCCAACAAAACAATTTGTTTCTTAAGCTCTGTTTTCTCATCATTTTCCTTCAGTATCAAATTCAAGGCATTTTTTTTCTCATTAATTGTCTCTTTAAAGATTGTATTTACTATGTCAGCTTCATACAGGTGCATCATGTCTACCATTTCCGTTTCTGACTCCAAGTCTGCAATGCGTTTCAATAAGTCAGAttctctaaccaagcaatctttctCTTTTCTCAAGGCATCTAATAGTTTATCAGACAGTGCTTTCAGTTCGTTTTCCTTTTGCCTAAGCTTCTCAAGCAAATGTCTCCTCTCGGCCTTCATTTCATCCTTGAGCTTGCAAACTAAATCATAGTTCTGATCCTGAACCTCAACCACACAGGAAGATAGCTTATTGTTCTCCTCAACAATATTGTCCAATTTCCTTGTAATCTCGGTAATCCTTTTCTTCAAAGCATTCAACTCCTTATCTTTTTTCAGATAAGTGCCATCTTTCCCTCTCATCAAGTCCCTCTTAAGCTTGTAGATCTCTTCTGTTTTTTCTTCCAATATGCATTCTGTTTTCCTTGTTCGCTCAGCCAGTACTCGTTTGAAATGTTCTATGAGTTGCTCTCTAGAAAGGATTTTTAATGGAGAGTCTGGAGTGTCTGCAAACTCAAGTGAAGTATGCACAGATAGATCAAGTTCCTTTGTCAATTGAGCTTCTCCAACCTTTCCTGTCACAGCAATCCCACAGCCATCATCCAATTTTGACATATCAGTAGAAATCTGACCTGTAGAAAACCTCCTCGGAGTCCAATCCTTCCTGTGACCATCATTTGCTTCTCCATTTTGCACTTCCTTTTTAAGTTGGGAGAAAGTTTGAAATCCATTTGAATTGTTACCATCAGCAGTGAAGGTAGATTTCCCTGGCTCATCAAATTTCAACTGCTCTAACTCTTGACGTAGAGATTTAACCTCATTTATCAATGCCTCCCTTCCTTTATCCAATCTGATTTGCATTGCCCAGAACTTTCTTTCCTCCAGCTCTTTTGCTTTGAGCTGCTCTTCAAGGCCTTCAAGGAATTCCCTTAGCACAAGTCCATTGATATGCTCTTCAAAATTCTGCTTCCATTGCTTCTCCAGAAATTCGGCAACATGAGATTGGATATTTTCAAAGCAGGTTTTCGAATTCTTTTCAAAGCCATCCAGTCTTAAAGACATTTTCAAGAATCTGCAATCAATATTTTCAAATGCTGAATCCACCTTCTGAAAGTCGATGCTATTCAAACTGTCAATCTCAAATTCAAAACCTTTCAACCTTCTTTGTAAACTCAGAACCTCTGACTTCTCAGCATTTAATGCCACCTGCAGAGCAGCAGCTTTTTCCATGTGAGAAGCTACTTCtgaatctttctttt
The nucleotide sequence above comes from Cryptomeria japonica chromosome 11, Sugi_1.0, whole genome shotgun sequence. Encoded proteins:
- the LOC131032640 gene encoding WPP domain-associated protein, with amino-acid sequence METHNFGKAEYDASSMNKSSEADTLKNSEAVGINNGNGDETLDLGSTQDDPDYVVGILAQFEQTQDFLEDLECRLSVSAMVSDAVTNGVANALMEETSEALTAKEAEIVALNDKLEDKDIKLWNLTEKLRQKEQELAMLLAENNSDRGRLVSDFMYDKERLKRKLSEAETHCIEKEKQLAEKTEAMMKMTSELEADRNRIIVMEEQIKNLHEEELENERNSLDLVEQLERLKSQYVTGKGSIMEEDVQNLTSKCGGQLVAKEECEAQMLRHEIERSVCESIYEGQLLELQDKLETDRLWSRSTIATMEKEMKKVKELSETKLMNKGFEVMILAEQLKEIEVANALQTSVIVGVLDSSIQELQNQISKNIQDLGTRDEQINSLTSILNCLKQECESLKAQISSNHVIDAEIENNLSTLKVTMENQCTRLKQDVEEERARVRDDLSRITKLQKLNNSLAKRLREQQISLEQVEEKLAEHEWQQSIVCLFTEEVYGSKLNEAVQLITNLNSELEKKDSEVASHMEKAAALQVALNAEKSEVLSLQRRLKGFEFEIDSLNSIDFQKVDSAFENIDCRFLKMSLRLDGFEKNSKTCFENIQSHVAEFLEKQWKQNFEEHINGLVLREFLEGLEEQLKAKELEERKFWAMQIRLDKGREALINEVKSLRQELEQLKFDEPGKSTFTADGNNSNGFQTFSQLKKEVQNGEANDGHRKDWTPRRFSTGQISTDMSKLDDGCGIAVTGKVGEAQLTKELDLSVHTSLEFADTPDSPLKILSREQLIEHFKRVLAERTRKTECILEEKTEEIYKLKRDLMRGKDGTYLKKDKELNALKKRITEITRKLDNIVEENNKLSSCVVEVQDQNYDLVCKLKDEMKAERRHLLEKLRQKENELKALSDKLLDALRKEKDCLVRESDLLKRIADLESETEMVDMMHLYEADIVNTIFKETINEKKNALNLILKENDEKTELKKQIVLLEEVIKEKDDTLGLASSQLEEIEQFEKQKSSLDLALKDCEEFRKQVLSLKECIEEKDNKLKTLFRELEQVRNEKITLEGIVQDKENMIKTEQYQTKQFLAATAEKENAWTLAAKNTKIHEEMITSLQQTLRHKELCLQSTIKDKEEAEEQKYLLQEEVQKVMSTLKRMQIQTEAAQKQYKKELKDFVCKSMDASLQLEQRVLKRIAENMFRLERSKQHMEKLKGEANSFVLGSSYYKDKLEKKCLNLQKAEEEVDALGDEVDTLLSLLEKVYVALDHYLPVLQHYPGIDDLVKLIKKELIDHADNGL